A window of Variovorax paradoxus EPS genomic DNA:
GGCCCGCGCCGAGGTTGTTCTTGTAGACCGTGTTGGCGGCCGGCACGAAGCTCTGGTAATAGGTCTTCAGGTCGTCCATCACCGCCTGCTTGACGGTGTTGTCGGCGGTGCCGGAGAAGAGGTAGACCTTGGAGCCGGTCATGTTCGACACCGGATCGATCGTGCCGCTCGCGGCCCAGCTGTTGGTGGTGCTCACGAGCGTGGACACCGGGATGCTGGTGCTGTGCGTCATGCAGCGCCCCGTGGCATTGAGCACCGAGCCTTCGGCGCAGTAGTACGGGCCGCCGGCCACGATGCCGGCGCCGCGCTTGAAGGTGGCCGAATAGGCCACGTGCAATTGCACCGCCATGAAACCGCCGGCCGAGAGGCCCGACACGCTCACCTCCGCCGGGTTGGCGTTGAGCGCCGGCAGCGGCACCGCCGCCAACGCGGCATGCGCCGCCACCGTCATTGCCGCGGCCGCGGCCAGTCCCTTCCAGTTCCTTCTCATCGCTTGCATCGCTGTCTCCTTGTGTTGTGGGTATCGAACGCTTGCTTGCAGACTGACGAATCGGCCGTGGATCGCGCCGGCCTCGCGCGGACGCAGGCTGGCGCTTCGCCCGGCGGCCATCCGGGGCGAAATGGGAGCGGCGCTTTCTTGCGCGCCGCGCGGGGTCATGGGGTCAGGGGGCGATCGCGCCGTGTCGATCAGCGCTTGTTCTTGATCGGGATGTCCATTTCCTCAGGCTTGATCTCATGGACCAGTTCGGGCACGCCCCAGGCGAACGCCGGGTCGACCTTGATCTTGAAGTGGTACATCGACTGCATCGCCTGATGGTCTTCCTTGCGGAAGGTCATCTTGCCCTTGGGCGTGTCGAAGCTCATGCCTTCCATCGTGCTGATGAGCTTGTTGGTGTTGGTGTCGCCGCCCGTCTTCTTGAGCGCCGTCACCACCGCCATCGCCGCCGAGAAACCGCCGGCGGTGAAGAAGTCCGGCGGCGTCTTGAACTGCTTGTAGTGCGCCGACACCATCGCTTCGTTCACCGGGTTCTTCGGGATGCCGAAGTAGTAGTACGCGGCGCCCTCCATGCCCGGCAGCGCCTTGTACGCGGCCATGGCCGGCAGGATGTTGCCGCCGGTGGCGATCTCGATGTTGTAGCGCTTCAAGTCGAGGTCGACGATCTTGAACGGGTTGCCCGCGCCGGCCCAGACGATCCAGATGATCTTGCGGCCCGGCTGATCCTTCAGCTTGTCGATCAGGCGCTGCGCACCGGCGGTGAAGTCGGTGGTCGCGGGCGGCAGGTACTCCTCGTGCACCAGCTTCGCTTTCTTGAGCGCGGCACCGAAGGCCTTCACTCCGTCGCGGCCGAAGGCGTTGTCCTGCGCGAGCGTGGCGACGGTGACGCCGGCCTTGTCGACCGCCACCGCATTGGAGATCGCGTCCTGGCTCGAATTGCGGCCGGTGCGGAAGATGTACTTGTTCCACTTGTCGCCGGTGATCGAGTCGGCCACGGCCGGCTCGACCAGCAGGATCTTCTTGTATTCCTCGGCCACCGGCAGCATCGCGAGCGCGACGCCCGAAGCGGTCGGGCCGACGGCCAGCGCGGCCTTGTCATCCGAATACGCGGCGGCGAGCAGCGACTTGCCGAGGTCCGGCTTGCCCTGGTCGTCCTTCTCGATGACCACGAGCTTCTTGCCGTTGACCGTCATCGTGCCGCCGGTGGCGTAGTCCAGGCCCATCGCGAAGCCGGTCTGGGTCTGCTTGCCGTAGGCCTCCAGCGGGCCGGTCTTGCTGTAGATGTGGGCGATGCGGATTTCGTTGGACTGGGCCCAGGCGGGGGCGGCCGCGGCGCAGGCGGAAAGCGCGGCCAGCGCGACGAGGTGGCGACGGATCATATTTATGTCTCCTGAAAGTGGTGACTGAATATTGCACAGTTCGTGCCACCCGCTCAACTCATTGATAACAAAGGTTTCTTCATTGGGAAGAAGCCTTTGGCGCCTGATTTCAGAACACTTGTAGTGTTTGAATTTCAGGCAATTGTCTTTTTATCAGTCAGGGTTTACCAAGAGCTTTGCGCGCCGCGATCCAACGCTGGAATTCGCGCTCGGCCTGCATCCGGAATTCATTTCGCGTGTGGTTGCAGATGGCGTGGGCAAGACGGCGATGCTTCTGGTTGCGCACGCCGCCCAGCGTCGAGTCGATGAGGTGCTCGATGGTCGCGGACTCGGGCCGGCCGTGCGGCTCGTCGAAATCCATGGGGAGGCCGCACCAGTGGCAGTTGGGGCCGAAGGTGGAGCGGAGGGCGCGGACGCTCATGACGATTGCCCCTGGCTCGTCATGCGCTCGTACAAGGTCGCACGCGAAATGCCGAGCAGCCGCGAGGTCGCAAGCTTGTTTCCGCCCGTGCTGGCCATGGCGGCCGCGATAGCCTTGCGCTCCAGCTCGGCGACTTGCTGCGCCAGCGGCCGCAGCAGCGCGGCTTCTTCGTCGCCATTCGCATGCGACAGGTCGGGCAGCTCGATCTGCTCCAGCCCCGCTTCCCGCAGGATGCGTTCGAGCTGCACGGCATCGATGCGTTGCGAATCGCTGCGCATCGTCACCTGCTCCAGCACGTTGCGCAGTTCGCGGATGTTGCCGCGCCAGTGCTGGCCGGCGAGCAGCGCGAGCGCATCGGGCGTGAGTTCGGGCGGCGCCTCGCCGCTGCGCAGCGCCATGTCTTCGCCCAGCGCCTCGACCAGCGCGGGGATGTCGCTGCGCCGCTCCCGCAGCGGCGGCACGCGCAAGGGCAGCACGTTGAGGCGGTAATAAAGGTCTTCGCGGAACAGGCCACGCCTCACCAGCTCAGGCAGGTCGCGCGAGGTGGCGGTGATCACGCGCGCATCGAAGGGCACGAGCTTGTTGGAGCCGAGCGGCTCGATCTCGCCCTCCTGCAACGCGCGCAGCAGCTTGGCCTGCAGGCCGAGCGGCATGTCGCCGATCTCGTCGAGAAAAAGGCTGCCGCCGTCGGCCAGCTTGAACTTGCCTTCGCGCCCTCGCCTGTCGGCGCCGGTGAAGGCGCCGGGTGCGAAGCCGAAGAACTCGGCTTCGAGCAACGTGTCGGGCACGGCCGCGATGTTGACGCTGACGAACATGCCCTTGGCCCGCGCCGACGACGCGTGAATTGCATGCGCCAGCAGTTCCTTGCCGGTGCCGGTCTCGCCCAGCAGCAGCACCGGGCTGGTCGACTGCGCCGCGCGGCGCGCATGGCGCTTCACTTCCACCGCGGCTGGGCTGCTGCCGATGAAGCTCGCGAAGGTGTACTTGGAGCGCCGCTGGCCGTCGGGCGCGTGCTGGTAGAGCGGGTTGTTGCGCTGGCTGGCGAGCTCGCGCCGCGCGTCGTCGAGGTCGCGCTGCAGCAGCGCGAACTTGCTGATGAGCGGCTGCAGCGTGGTCTCGGGCTGGTCGAACAGCACGATGCCGATGGCGCCGATCACATCGCCCGCGCCGCTTTCGGGACCGTCGCTCTCTGCACGCAGCGGAATGCGGCTGACCACGAAGGTGCCCGCCTTGTTGGTGAGCAGGTCCACAAGGATCGGCTCGCCGGTTTCGAGCACGCGGCGCATCTGCGTGTTGGGGATCACGTCCTCGACCATGTGCCCCATGAATTCGTCGATGGACGAAAAACCCAGCGCCGGCAGGAAGCGCCGGTAGCCCTCGTTGACCCACACGATGCGCCCGCTGCTGTCGACCAGGAACATGCCCTGGCTGATGCTGGAGAACAGATGGAACATCGAGCGCGCGGCGAGCGCGAGGATGCCTTCGGCATCGAGGGGCAAGGCGGGGGGAGCAGGCATGGGCGGATCGTAACTGTGCATCGAAAGACAACAAATCCGGCGTCGATGCAGAGCCGGAAATGCCTGGAACGGCGTCGAAGAAAAAAAGCCTTCAGGAAGCCTTAACTAAATCAATCGTTTGATTTCGCCCGTGGTTTAATGCCGGGCATGAACGCGAGGGATCCCATCATTTCCACGCCGCCTCGTGCGCCCCGTGCACCGCGCGCCGATGGCGCCGAGGCGCGCCATCGGCTGCTGCACACCGCGCTGCGGCTCTTCGCGCAAAAGGGTTTCGCCAAGACCTCCACCCGCGAGATCGCCCGCGAGGCCGGGGTCAACATCTCGGCCATCAGCTACTACTTCAGCGACAAGAACGGCCTGTACGGTGCCTGCTTCACCGAGCCGATGGGCGGCGACTCCGACGACCTGGTGGCGATCTTCAGCACGCCCGACCTCACGCTCGAAGAGGCGCTGCGCATCTGCTTCACCTCGGTGATCGAGCCGCTGAAACAGGGCGAGATCGTGCGGCAGTGCATCCAGCTGCACATGCGCGAGATGCTGGAGCCGACCAGCCAGTGGGCCAAGGAGATCGAGCGCGACATCAAGGGCCCGCACCGCGCCATCGTCGAGCTGCTGTGCCGCCACCTGAAGCTGGAGCGCGCCGACGACGACATCCACCGCCTGACCTTTGCGATCACGGGGCTGTCGATGCAGCTCTATGTGAACCAGGATTTCATCGAGGCGGTGCGCCCGTCGCTCCTGCGCACGCCGCGCAGCATCGACACCTGGGCCAACCGGCTCACCGTCTACGCGCTGGCGCTGGTGCAGGCCGAAGCCGCGCGCCGGCAGGCCCTGACCGCCGACGAGAAAGCCGCAGCAACCGCGCCTGCCGCCTCCCCGGCACGCGCCGCGAGAAAGAAGACATGAGACGACTCCGACCGATTGCCTCCCTCTGCCTCCCCCTGGCGCTGAGCCTCGCCCTCGTGGGCTGCGGCCTCACACGCCCGCCGGCCAAGGTCGAGGCGCCCTTCCCTCCGCAATGGAATGCGCCCCTGCCCCATGGCGGCTCGCTCGCATCGCTGGCCGACTGGTGGCGCCAGCTCGACGATCCGCTGCTGGTCGAGTTGATCGCCGCGGCCGAAAACGCCAGCCCCAACCTCGCGAGCGCCGCGGCGCGCGTGGCCGAGGCGCGCTCCACGCGCGTGCAGGCCGGCGCGGCGCTGCTGCCCAGCCTGGACGGCACGGCGTCGGCGAGTCGGGGCGTCTCGGGCTCGTCCTTCAGTGGGGGCGGCGCGAGTTCTTCTTCATCCGGCAGCAGCTCTGCCGCAGCGGCCACGGCACCGCTCACCACGCTGCAGGCCGGCCTGCAATCGAAGTGGGAAATCGACCTCTTCGGCCGCCTGCGCGCCGACCGCGATTCGGCCCAGCAGAAGCTCGACAGCGCGACCGCCAAATGGCACGACGCGCGCGTGGCTGTCGCGGCCGAAACCGCCAACGCCTATTTCGCCGAGCGCGCCTGCCGGCAGCAACTGCGCGTGTCCGAATCCGATGCCAAGTCGCGCAGCGAAACCTCGCGGCTCACCGACCTGTCGGCCGGCGCCGGCTTCACCGCACCGGCCGACGCGGCCCTCGCCCGCGCCAGCGCCTCGGACGCTTCGGGCCGCCTCACGCAGCAGCGCGCGCAGTGCGCGATCCAGCGCAAGGCGCTGGTGGCGCTCAGCGGCATCGACGAACCCACGCTCGCGCAGAAGCTCGCCGTCTCGCACACGCAGCGCGCGCTGGTGGTGATGGGCGGCATCGAGAGCGTGCCGGCGCAGGCGCTGTCGCAGCGGCCCGATGTGTACGCGGCCGAACTCGCCGTGGCATCGGCCAGCGCCGATGTGGGCTCGGCGGAGGCCGAGCGCTATCCCAAGCTCAGCATTTCGGGTTCGATCGGCCGCACGCAGATCCGCACCAGCGGTTTTCGCGAGTCGCTGGAGACCTGGACGGTCGGGCCGGTGTCGCTCACCGTGCCGCTGTTCGACTTCGGCGCGCGCACGGCCAACACCAATGCGGCCAAGGCGCGCTACGCCGAGGCCGTGTCGCTCTACCGCGCGAACGTGCGGCAGGCGGTGCGCGAGGTCGAAGAAGCGCTCGTCAACCTCGACGCCACCGAAGCCCGCACCACCGATGCCGACAGCGCGGTGAAGAACTACCAGGCCTCCTTCGACGCCACGCAGGCGCGCTACAGCAGCGGCCTGGCCAGCCTGTTCGAGCTGGAAGACTCGCGCCGCACCCTCTTCGCCGCGCAGACCGCGCGCGTCACGCTGCAGCGCGAACGCGCCGAAGCCTGGGTTTCGCTGTACCGCTCGATGGGCGGCGGCTGGAACCGGACCGACTCGTCAGCGTCCTCGTCAATGACCTCTTCCTCGACCTCTACGGTTGCGACGTCACCATGAAAACAATGAAGCGTTCCACCCTCGTCATCGCGCTGCTGGCGCTCGTCATCGTTGTCATCGCGGCCGTGTGGCTCGTGCGCAGCAAGCCCTCGGGCACGCCCGCCGAGCAGGCCGCGGCGGCCAAGGCCAAGGACGCCAAGGACGGCGCGCCAGGCCCCAAGCCCGCGCTCACCGTCACCGTCGCCAAGCCCGAAGCCACCGAACTGACCGTCACGCTCGCGGCCAACGGCAACGTGGCCGCCTGGCAGGAGGCCGTGGTCGGCTCCGAGTCCAATGGCCTGCGGCTCGCCGAGGTGCGGGTGAACGTGGGCGACGTGGTCAAGAAGGGCCAGGTGCTCGCGGTCTTCTCGCCCGAGACGGTGCAGGCCGACATCGCGCAATCGCGCGCCTCGCTGGCCGAAGCCCGCGCCACCGCGGCCGATGCCGCCGGCAACGCCGCGCGAGCCCGCACGCTGCAGGCCACCGGCGCGCTGAGCCAGCAGCAGATCAACCAGTACCAGACGACCGAGCAGACCGCCAAGGCGCGCGTCGAAGCCGCCGAGGCCGTGCTGGCCGCGCAGCAGGTGCGCGGGCGCAACACGCAGGTGCTGGCGCCCGACGACGGCGTGATTTCCGCGCGCACCGCCACGGTCGGCAGCGTGGTCGCGGCCGGCACCGAACTGTTCCGCCTGATCCGCCAGGGCCGCCTCGAATGGCGCGCCGAAGTCACCTCGGCCGAGCTCGCCCGCATCGCGGTCGGCACGCCCGCCTTCGTGGTCAGCGCCAGCGGCGCGCAGGTGCGCGGCAAGGTGCGCAGCATCGCGCCGACGGTCGATCCGCAGACGCGCGCCGCGCTGGTCTACGTCGACTTGCCCACGGTGCTGCAGAACACGGGCGTGAAGGCCGGCATGTTCGCGCGCGGCGACTTCGACCTCGGCCGCAGCTCGGCGCCCACGGTGCCGCAGGCCTCCATCGTTCCGCGCGACGGCTTCAACAACGTGTTCGTGCTCCAGCCCGACAACCGCGTGTCGCAGATCAAGGTGCAGATCGGTCGCAGGTTGAACGACCGCATCGAGATCACCAGCGCGCTGCCCGAGGGCGCGCAGGTCGTCGTGCAGGGTGCCGGCTTCCTGAACGACGGCGACCTGGTGCGCGTGGTGGCGGCAACGCCGCCGGCTGCGGCCCCTGCCCTGGCACCGGCGGCAGCCCAGCCGGCGAAGCCCGCGGCCTCCGCCGCGGTCGCCAAGTAAGACAAACAAGGACACGCTCATGAACGTTTCCGCCTGGTCCATACGCAACCCGATTCCGGCGGTGATGCTGTTCGTGCTGCTCACCTTCGGTGGGCTGCTGTCGTTCAACGCGATGAAGGTGCAGAACTTTCCGGACATCGACCTGCCGACCGTCACGGTCTCGGCGTTGCTGCCCGGTGCCGCGCCTTCGCAGCTTGAAACCGACGTCGCGCGCAAGCTCGAGAACTCCATCGCCACCGTGCAGGGCCTGAAGCACATCACCACCAAGGTGCAGGACGGCGCCGCCACGCTGATCGTCGAGTTCCGCCTCGAAAAGCCCGTGCAGGAAGCCGTGGACGACGTGCGCTCCGCGGTGCAGCGCGTGCGCGCCGACCTGCCCGCCGACGTGCGCGACCCGGTGGTCACCAAGCTCGACCTGGCGGGCCAGCCGGTGCTGGCCTTCACCATCGCCTCGACGCAGATGGACGCCGAGGCACTGAGCTGGTACGTGGACAACGACGTCACCAAGAAGCTGCTCGCGCTGCCCGGCGTGGGCGCGGTGAACCGCGTGGGCGGCGTCACGCGCCAGGTGCACATCGACCTGGACCCCGGCAAGCTGCAGGCGCTGGGCGCCTCGGCCGCCGACATCTCGCGCCAGCTGCGCCAGGTGCAGGTGGAAAGCGCGGGTGGCCGCTTCGACCTGGGCGGCAGCGAACAGCCGGTGCGCACGCTCGCCACCGTGCAGTCGGCCGACCAGTTGAACGACATCCAGATCGTGCTGTCCGACGGCCGTCGCGTGCGGCTCGATCAGGTGGCGCGCATCAGCGACACCATCGCCGAGCCGCGCTCGGGCGCCTTGCTCAACGGCAAGCCGGTGGTGGGCTTCGAGGTGGCCCGCAGCCGCGGCGCCAGCGAAGTGGAAGTGGGCCACGCGATACAGAAGGCGTTGGGCGAGATGCGTGCGCAGCGCCCCGACATCGAGCTGACCGAAGCCTTCAACTTCGTCGACCCGGTGGAAGAGGAATACAACGGCTCGCTGCACCTGCTGTACGAAGGCGCCATCCTGGCGGTGATCGTGGTGTGGCTCTTCTTGCGCGACTGGCGCGCGACTTTTGTCTCGGCCGTGGCGCTGCCGATGTCGGTGATCCCGGCGTTCATCGGCATGTTCGTGCTGGGCTTCTCGGTCAACGTCATCTCGCTGCTCGCGCTCTCGCTGGTGGTCGGGATATTGGTGGACGACGCGATCGTGGAGGTCGAGAACATCGTGCGGCACCTGCGCATGGGCAAGACGCCCTACCAGGCAGCGATGGAGGCGGCCGACGAAATCGGCCTGGCGGTGATCGCCACCACCTTCACGCTGATCGCGGTGTTCCTGCCCACGGCCTTCATGAGCGGCGTGGCCGGCAAGTTCTTCAAGCAGTTCGGCTGGACGGCCTCGCTCGCGGTGTTCGCCTCGCTGGTGGTCGCGCGGGTGCTCACGCCGATGATGGCGGCCTACATCCTGAAGCCCATCGTCGGTGAAGAAAAAGAGCCCGGCTGGCTGCGCTGGTACATGCGCGCCGTGGAATGGAGCACCCACAACCGCTTCAAGACGATGGTGCTGGCCACCCTCTTCTTCTTCGGCTCGCTCGCGATGATCCCGCTGCTCAAGACCGGCTTCATTCCGCCGGATGACAACTCGCAGACGCAGATCTACCTGTCGCTCGCGCCGGGTTCCACGCTCGCGCAGACCACGGCCGCGGCCGAGGAAACGCGCAACCGCGTGATGAAGATCGACCACGTGAAGAGCGTCTACACGACGGTGGCCGGCGGCAGCGCGGGCGGCGATCCGTTCGCGAGCTTCGGCACGCCCGAGACGCGCAAGGCCACGCTCACCATCAAGCTGGACGAGCGCGGCGACCGGCCGCGCAAGCAGGTGATCGAGAACCAGATTCGCACCGCCCTGGAAACCCTGCCCGGCGTGCGCAGCACCGTGGGCCTGGGCGGCTCGGGCGAGAAGTACATCCTGGCGCTCACCGGCGAAGACCCGGTGGCGCTGGCAACCGCCGCCAGCGCGGTCGAAAAAGACCTGCGCACCATCGCGGGCCTGGGCAACATCACCTCCACCGCGAGCCTGATCCGCCCCGAGATCGCCGTGCGCCCCGACTTCGCGCGCGCCGCCGACCTGGGCGTGACCAGCGCCGCCATTGCCGAGACGCTGCGCGTGGCCACGCTGGGCGACTACGACCAGTCGCTCGCCAAGCTCAACCTCGCGCAGCGGCAGGTGCCGATCGTGGTGAAGCTGGAAGACTCGGCGCGCAAGGACCTCGACCTGCTCGGCCGCCTCTCGGTGCCCGGCGCACGCGGCCCCGTCATGCTGAGCCAGGTGGCCTCGCTCACGATGGAAGGCGGCCCGGCCGTCATCGACCGTTACGACCGATCGCGCAACGTCAACTTCGAGATCGAACTCTCCAGCGTGGGCCTGGGCGATGCGAAGACCGCGGTGATGGCGCTGCCCTCGATCCAGAAGCTGCCGCCCGGCGTGCGCGTGACCGAAGTGGGCGATGCGGAAGTGATGACCGAGCTCTTCGCAAGCTTCGGCCTCGCGATGCTCACCGGCGTGCTGTGCATCTACATCGTGCTGGTGCTGCTCTTCAAGGATTTCCTGCACCCGGTGACCATCCTGTGCGCGCTGCCGCTCGCGCTGGGCGGCGCGTTCGTGGGCTTGCTGATCGGGCAGAAGGCGCTGTCGATGCCCTCGCTGATCGGACTCATCATGCTGATGGGCATCGCGACGAAGAACTCGATCCTGCTGGTGGAGTACGCCATCGTGGCGCGCCGCGACCACGGCATGAGCCGCTGGGACGCGCTGCGCGACGCCTGCCACAAGCGGGCGCGGCCCATCATCATGACCACGCTCGCCATGGGCGCCGGCATGCTGCCGATCGCCGTGGGCTTCGGCGCCGCAGACTCCAGCTTCCGCTCGCCGATGGCGATGGCGGTGATCGGCGGGCTGATCACCTCGACGGTGCTGAGCCTCTTGGTGGTGCCGGCGGTGTTCACCTACATCGACGACATCGAGCACTGGATACGGCGCACCGTGCGCAGGCTGCGTGGGCAGCCGGCCGATCCGCACATCGACGACGACCTGCGAGAAAACCCGGCCGACGACGGCGGCACACCGGCTCGGACCAGCGCCTGACAACCCCGAGCCGAGCGACCGACCCATGAGCGTCTTCTCCGCCTGGCCATACATCGTGCTCATTGGGGTGGTGCTCGTCGCGCTGGCCCTGCCGGTCTTCCGCGCCGCCGACGAGCCGGCGTCGCGCGACCAGCGCACCACAACGCTCGACGGCCTGCGCGGCTTTCTCGCGCTGAGCGTCTTCGTGCACCACCTGATGGTGACCCACGGCTACCTCGATAACGGCGTGTGGACCTTTCCACCGACGGGCTTTCCGACTCAGCTCGGACAGGTCGGCGTAGGGGCCTTCTAAGCGTGCGCGGTCCGGGCTACGGGGCCTGCCCGCGGCGCAGGCCGCCAACCCTGAGCGTTCTCGCGCCGGTCGCGGCGGCTTGAAGCGCCACAAAGAAAAATGCCGCGGGGCCAAGGCGCCGCGGCATCGTTGAGGAGAAAGGCGCGTCAGGCGTCCAGCTGCGCCAGCCGCTTCAGCTTGCGTTCGCTCATGCGCTTGGCCAGGCGCGGCAGCACCAGCACGGCCACCACGACGATCACCAGCGCGATCGACATCGGACGCTGGAAGAACACCGCCGCACTGCCCTCGCCGATCGACATGGCGTTGCGCAATTGCGCTTCGGCGAGCGGCCCGAGGATCATGCCGACCACCACGGGCGCGGTCGGGAAATCGTAGCGCCGCATCACCACGCCCAGGAGGCCGATGCCGTAGAGCAGGAACAGGTCGAATGCGCTCTGGCGCATGCCGTAGGCACCCACCGTCGCGAAGATCAGGATGCCGGCGTAGAGCTGCGGCTTCGGAATCTTCAGGAGCTTGACCCACAGGCCCACCATCGGCAGGTTCAGCACCAGCAGCATCACGTTGCCGATGTAGAGCGAGGCGATCAGCGCCCACACCAGCGCGGCCGAGGTGGTGAAGAGCTGCGGACCCGGCTGGATGCCGTAGTTCTGGAACGCGCCCAGCAGGATGGCGGTGGTGTTCGAGGTCGGGATGCCCAGCGTGAGCAGCGGAATCAGCGCGGCCGTCACCGTCGCGTTGTTGGCGGCTTCGGGGCCGGCCACGCCTTCGATGGCGCCGGTGGTGCCGAACTCGGCCTTGGCGTCCTTGTCCTTGGCGAGCTTCTTTTCCATCGCATAGCTCAGGAAGGTCGGGATCTCGGTGCCGCCGGCCGGGATGCAGCCGAACGGCGTAC
This region includes:
- a CDS encoding efflux transporter outer membrane subunit, coding for MRRLRPIASLCLPLALSLALVGCGLTRPPAKVEAPFPPQWNAPLPHGGSLASLADWWRQLDDPLLVELIAAAENASPNLASAAARVAEARSTRVQAGAALLPSLDGTASASRGVSGSSFSGGGASSSSSGSSSAAAATAPLTTLQAGLQSKWEIDLFGRLRADRDSAQQKLDSATAKWHDARVAVAAETANAYFAERACRQQLRVSESDAKSRSETSRLTDLSAGAGFTAPADAALARASASDASGRLTQQRAQCAIQRKALVALSGIDEPTLAQKLAVSHTQRALVVMGGIESVPAQALSQRPDVYAAELAVASASADVGSAEAERYPKLSISGSIGRTQIRTSGFRESLETWTVGPVSLTVPLFDFGARTANTNAAKARYAEAVSLYRANVRQAVREVEEALVNLDATEARTTDADSAVKNYQASFDATQARYSSGLASLFELEDSRRTLFAAQTARVTLQRERAEAWVSLYRSMGGGWNRTDSSASSSMTSSSTSTVATSP
- a CDS encoding substrate-binding domain-containing protein, with translation MIRRHLVALAALSACAAAAPAWAQSNEIRIAHIYSKTGPLEAYGKQTQTGFAMGLDYATGGTMTVNGKKLVVIEKDDQGKPDLGKSLLAAAYSDDKAALAVGPTASGVALAMLPVAEEYKKILLVEPAVADSITGDKWNKYIFRTGRNSSQDAISNAVAVDKAGVTVATLAQDNAFGRDGVKAFGAALKKAKLVHEEYLPPATTDFTAGAQRLIDKLKDQPGRKIIWIVWAGAGNPFKIVDLDLKRYNIEIATGGNILPAMAAYKALPGMEGAAYYYFGIPKNPVNEAMVSAHYKQFKTPPDFFTAGGFSAAMAVVTALKKTGGDTNTNKLISTMEGMSFDTPKGKMTFRKEDHQAMQSMYHFKIKVDPAFAWGVPELVHEIKPEEMDIPIKNKR
- a CDS encoding efflux RND transporter permease subunit; this encodes MNVSAWSIRNPIPAVMLFVLLTFGGLLSFNAMKVQNFPDIDLPTVTVSALLPGAAPSQLETDVARKLENSIATVQGLKHITTKVQDGAATLIVEFRLEKPVQEAVDDVRSAVQRVRADLPADVRDPVVTKLDLAGQPVLAFTIASTQMDAEALSWYVDNDVTKKLLALPGVGAVNRVGGVTRQVHIDLDPGKLQALGASAADISRQLRQVQVESAGGRFDLGGSEQPVRTLATVQSADQLNDIQIVLSDGRRVRLDQVARISDTIAEPRSGALLNGKPVVGFEVARSRGASEVEVGHAIQKALGEMRAQRPDIELTEAFNFVDPVEEEYNGSLHLLYEGAILAVIVVWLFLRDWRATFVSAVALPMSVIPAFIGMFVLGFSVNVISLLALSLVVGILVDDAIVEVENIVRHLRMGKTPYQAAMEAADEIGLAVIATTFTLIAVFLPTAFMSGVAGKFFKQFGWTASLAVFASLVVARVLTPMMAAYILKPIVGEEKEPGWLRWYMRAVEWSTHNRFKTMVLATLFFFGSLAMIPLLKTGFIPPDDNSQTQIYLSLAPGSTLAQTTAAAEETRNRVMKIDHVKSVYTTVAGGSAGGDPFASFGTPETRKATLTIKLDERGDRPRKQVIENQIRTALETLPGVRSTVGLGGSGEKYILALTGEDPVALATAASAVEKDLRTIAGLGNITSTASLIRPEIAVRPDFARAADLGVTSAAIAETLRVATLGDYDQSLAKLNLAQRQVPIVVKLEDSARKDLDLLGRLSVPGARGPVMLSQVASLTMEGGPAVIDRYDRSRNVNFEIELSSVGLGDAKTAVMALPSIQKLPPGVRVTEVGDAEVMTELFASFGLAMLTGVLCIYIVLVLLFKDFLHPVTILCALPLALGGAFVGLLIGQKALSMPSLIGLIMLMGIATKNSILLVEYAIVARRDHGMSRWDALRDACHKRARPIIMTTLAMGAGMLPIAVGFGAADSSFRSPMAMAVIGGLITSTVLSLLVVPAVFTYIDDIEHWIRRTVRRLRGQPADPHIDDDLRENPADDGGTPARTSA
- a CDS encoding TetR/AcrR family transcriptional regulator — protein: MPGMNARDPIISTPPRAPRAPRADGAEARHRLLHTALRLFAQKGFAKTSTREIAREAGVNISAISYYFSDKNGLYGACFTEPMGGDSDDLVAIFSTPDLTLEEALRICFTSVIEPLKQGEIVRQCIQLHMREMLEPTSQWAKEIERDIKGPHRAIVELLCRHLKLERADDDIHRLTFAITGLSMQLYVNQDFIEAVRPSLLRTPRSIDTWANRLTVYALALVQAEAARRQALTADEKAAATAPAASPARAARKKT
- a CDS encoding efflux RND transporter periplasmic adaptor subunit → MKTMKRSTLVIALLALVIVVIAAVWLVRSKPSGTPAEQAAAAKAKDAKDGAPGPKPALTVTVAKPEATELTVTLAANGNVAAWQEAVVGSESNGLRLAEVRVNVGDVVKKGQVLAVFSPETVQADIAQSRASLAEARATAADAAGNAARARTLQATGALSQQQINQYQTTEQTAKARVEAAEAVLAAQQVRGRNTQVLAPDDGVISARTATVGSVVAAGTELFRLIRQGRLEWRAEVTSAELARIAVGTPAFVVSASGAQVRGKVRSIAPTVDPQTRAALVYVDLPTVLQNTGVKAGMFARGDFDLGRSSAPTVPQASIVPRDGFNNVFVLQPDNRVSQIKVQIGRRLNDRIEITSALPEGAQVVVQGAGFLNDGDLVRVVAATPPAAAPALAPAAAQPAKPAASAAVAK
- a CDS encoding sigma-54 interaction domain-containing protein, producing the protein MPAPPALPLDAEGILALAARSMFHLFSSISQGMFLVDSSGRIVWVNEGYRRFLPALGFSSIDEFMGHMVEDVIPNTQMRRVLETGEPILVDLLTNKAGTFVVSRIPLRAESDGPESGAGDVIGAIGIVLFDQPETTLQPLISKFALLQRDLDDARRELASQRNNPLYQHAPDGQRRSKYTFASFIGSSPAAVEVKRHARRAAQSTSPVLLLGETGTGKELLAHAIHASSARAKGMFVSVNIAAVPDTLLEAEFFGFAPGAFTGADRRGREGKFKLADGGSLFLDEIGDMPLGLQAKLLRALQEGEIEPLGSNKLVPFDARVITATSRDLPELVRRGLFREDLYYRLNVLPLRVPPLRERRSDIPALVEALGEDMALRSGEAPPELTPDALALLAGQHWRGNIRELRNVLEQVTMRSDSQRIDAVQLERILREAGLEQIELPDLSHANGDEEAALLRPLAQQVAELERKAIAAAMASTGGNKLATSRLLGISRATLYERMTSQGQSS